In Candidatus Hydrogenedentota bacterium, the following are encoded in one genomic region:
- the pbpC gene encoding penicillin-binding protein 1C, which yields MRRSRWAIVVSGAAFTAVLFLGAAAGLAWALLPPLDPAPYLRAVASGQLLDRGGKTLYVALNREGNWSLPGAADDFSPYLRQATIAAEDQRFHAHPGVDPIAVLRAAWQNIRQGGVASGASTLTMQLVKLEGLDSRRPAGKLAQAVYALRLEKAAEKDAILDAYLNRAPYGMNLIGADAAAWRYFGKRAQTLNLPEAALLAGLPRAPSRLNPLAHPERARERRDYVLRRMHAEGFIDATQRDQALAAPVNAAWRDFPRHAPHLAVPLAAPLAAGERVTLTLDQALQARLETLLPHYLKRFNGSISNGALLVVDVETGDLLARVGSAGFFATPGGGQVDSCLAPRSPGSTLKPFLFGWAMERQLLYPSEVLLDEVLDYGGYNPGNFDGLFNGPVTATEALRYSLNVPSVALLGRSGVAGFHDWLGKAGMTTLHRTPEEYGLGLVLGNCEARLEELARLYLSIASLGERNELRLTGAEPPQPAIFSPEVCRMLYAMLAQPFPEELSPGLTRTGGNALPVCWKTGTSTGYHDAWTFAFNRHYLVAVWLGNNSGATARQLIGARAALPLASRIFRELPPKNGPAWPAPEASDKEVAMCALSGLPATEGCPETARWRLPASFWRSRVCALHPVSRLGIAARAERPAGPASWDLATLAARPTGEVAATPIRALGITVPANGAEFLLTGVDGGDQVRLQSTLGESEAVHWYVDDRYLGASGPDAPIFWALTSGAHRVTCVAHDGRTASARFTVARPGNT from the coding sequence ATGCGGCGATCACGTTGGGCCATCGTGGTTTCCGGCGCCGCCTTCACAGCCGTGCTGTTCCTTGGCGCGGCGGCCGGGCTCGCCTGGGCCCTGCTTCCGCCTCTGGATCCCGCCCCCTACCTCCGCGCCGTCGCTTCGGGGCAGCTTCTTGATCGCGGCGGAAAGACGCTCTATGTCGCGCTGAACCGGGAAGGAAACTGGTCGCTGCCCGGCGCCGCCGATGACTTCAGCCCCTACCTCCGCCAGGCCACCATCGCCGCGGAAGACCAGCGCTTTCACGCGCATCCCGGCGTCGATCCCATCGCCGTGCTTCGCGCCGCCTGGCAAAACATCCGGCAGGGCGGCGTAGCGTCCGGCGCCTCCACGCTCACCATGCAGCTCGTGAAGCTCGAAGGCTTGGACAGCCGCCGTCCGGCGGGAAAACTCGCCCAGGCCGTTTACGCACTCCGCCTCGAAAAAGCCGCCGAAAAGGACGCCATCCTCGACGCCTACCTCAACCGCGCGCCCTACGGCATGAATCTCATTGGGGCGGACGCCGCGGCCTGGCGCTACTTCGGAAAGCGCGCGCAAACCCTGAACCTGCCCGAGGCCGCCCTCCTCGCGGGCCTGCCGCGCGCGCCGAGCCGGCTGAACCCGCTCGCGCACCCGGAACGCGCCAGGGAACGCCGCGATTACGTCCTGCGCCGGATGCACGCCGAGGGCTTCATCGACGCCACGCAACGCGATCAGGCGCTCGCGGCGCCCGTGAACGCGGCCTGGCGAGATTTCCCGCGCCACGCCCCGCACCTGGCCGTGCCCCTGGCGGCGCCGCTCGCGGCGGGGGAGAGGGTCACGCTTACCCTCGACCAGGCCCTGCAGGCGCGACTCGAAACCCTGTTGCCCCACTACCTCAAACGCTTCAACGGGAGCATCTCCAACGGCGCGCTCCTGGTCGTTGATGTGGAGACCGGCGATCTCCTCGCGCGCGTCGGATCCGCCGGTTTCTTCGCCACGCCCGGCGGCGGCCAGGTGGACAGCTGCCTGGCGCCCCGATCCCCCGGCTCCACACTCAAGCCCTTCCTCTTCGGCTGGGCCATGGAGCGGCAACTGCTCTATCCGAGCGAGGTCCTCCTCGACGAAGTCCTGGATTACGGCGGCTACAACCCCGGGAATTTCGACGGGCTCTTCAATGGCCCCGTCACGGCCACAGAAGCGCTCCGCTACTCGCTGAACGTGCCCTCGGTCGCCCTGCTGGGCCGGAGCGGCGTGGCGGGCTTCCACGATTGGCTCGGGAAGGCGGGCATGACCACCTTGCACCGCACCCCGGAGGAATACGGCCTGGGCCTCGTCCTGGGCAACTGCGAGGCGCGCCTGGAAGAGCTCGCGCGCCTCTACCTGTCCATCGCCAGCCTCGGCGAACGCAATGAACTCCGCCTGACCGGCGCCGAGCCCCCACAACCCGCCATTTTCAGTCCGGAGGTCTGCCGCATGCTCTACGCCATGCTCGCGCAGCCCTTCCCGGAGGAGCTGTCCCCGGGCCTCACCCGGACCGGCGGAAACGCACTGCCCGTATGCTGGAAGACCGGCACCTCCACGGGCTACCACGACGCCTGGACCTTCGCCTTCAACCGCCACTACCTCGTCGCGGTCTGGCTCGGCAACAATTCCGGCGCCACGGCCCGCCAACTCATCGGCGCGCGCGCGGCCCTGCCCCTCGCCTCGCGGATCTTCCGGGAACTCCCGCCGAAGAACGGCCCCGCGTGGCCCGCGCCCGAAGCATCGGACAAGGAGGTCGCCATGTGCGCGCTCTCGGGACTTCCCGCCACGGAAGGGTGCCCCGAAACCGCCCGCTGGCGCCTGCCCGCATCCTTCTGGCGGAGCCGCGTCTGCGCCCTGCACCCCGTGTCGCGCCTCGGCATCGCCGCCCGCGCCGAACGCCCCGCCGGCCCCGCATCGTGGGATCTCGCCACGCTTGCGGCGCGTCCCACCGGGGAGGTCGCCGCCACCCCGATTCGCGCGCTTGGCATTACCGTCCCCGCGAATGGCGCCGAATTTCTGCTCACCGGCGTGGATGGGGGGGACCAAGTACGGTTGCAATCGACGCTCGGCGAATCGGAAGCCGTGCACTGGTACGTGGATGATCGCTATCTGGGCGCCTCCGGACCGGATGCGCCCATCTTCTGGGCGCTCACCTCCGGTGCGCACAGGGTCACGTGCGTGGCGCACGACGGGCGGACGGCAAGCGCCCGTTTTACCGTCGCGCGGCCCGGAAACACGTGA
- a CDS encoding glycosyltransferase family 39 protein, with amino-acid sequence MADSAGEGVEAYESHPRLRDAARVLAVLCFVCTAFTAAGAIVLIGYTRANPDLDAIQLPGGLLVRAVLFSLATAAAAAAVWALRGPETAPRDARPEYRAPGAWGRPGLALVAVLVATAVLLSARVSIYPWAAPDEVHHLVVARNLALHGSYASGHPDAGFLYFDSFDSVGPTVIAPIALAFRAFGLDLAVARHVMVAFFLLLCLAQYFLARRLFAPWTAVASVALLVGTVSSTYLGRTLYGEVPAYAFLLLGLLAWGAALERPRAMGYGLLAGFLVAAAVLTKTILALVAFSFLGAWLYDRATDRAIRWPHVLWPVAGGLATMGAWALIQRWHAPANADPGGVLAIYQHYLLFGVGSAGRAFQHAILPHPVTHLAMLAVLALAIASGFRGPRRLPALVLLLFAVFMGYWWFFFTPGHLHRYLWNSYAILALFAAPWLCRALAELARPEFPARRRIAALACAILLAAPQARWIAFQAREIATNSEMHPEYALIGAVEALPADQRIATDVERLPGLLHFFAGRRVETGEDPVALLAAYDTVIARDSPALRGVLHDGIRVQPAGAFVLLSIAENPE; translated from the coding sequence ATGGCGGATTCCGCCGGGGAGGGAGTCGAGGCGTACGAGTCACACCCGCGCCTGCGCGATGCCGCAAGGGTGCTGGCGGTGCTGTGTTTCGTCTGTACGGCCTTCACCGCGGCGGGCGCCATCGTGCTCATCGGCTACACCCGCGCCAATCCCGATCTCGACGCCATCCAGCTGCCGGGCGGGCTCCTCGTCCGCGCCGTGCTCTTCTCCCTGGCGACCGCCGCCGCGGCCGCAGCTGTCTGGGCGTTGCGCGGTCCCGAAACCGCGCCCCGGGACGCCAGGCCGGAGTACCGCGCGCCAGGCGCCTGGGGCCGTCCCGGGCTGGCGCTCGTCGCCGTCCTAGTCGCTACCGCCGTACTGCTGTCGGCGCGCGTTTCGATCTACCCCTGGGCCGCGCCGGATGAGGTGCACCACCTCGTCGTGGCCCGAAACCTGGCCCTTCACGGAAGCTACGCCTCCGGCCATCCCGACGCCGGCTTCCTCTATTTTGACTCCTTCGACTCCGTCGGCCCCACCGTGATCGCGCCGATCGCCCTGGCCTTTCGCGCGTTCGGGCTCGATCTCGCTGTCGCCCGCCATGTCATGGTCGCGTTTTTCCTGCTGCTCTGCCTCGCGCAGTACTTTCTCGCCCGGCGGCTCTTTGCTCCCTGGACCGCGGTCGCCAGCGTCGCGCTGCTCGTGGGAACGGTGTCGTCGACCTATCTCGGCCGCACGCTTTACGGGGAGGTCCCGGCCTACGCCTTCCTGCTCCTCGGCCTGCTCGCCTGGGGCGCCGCACTCGAACGGCCGCGCGCCATGGGATACGGCCTGCTCGCCGGTTTCCTCGTGGCCGCCGCCGTCCTCACCAAAACTATCCTCGCGCTCGTCGCCTTCAGCTTCCTGGGGGCCTGGCTCTACGACCGCGCGACCGATCGCGCCATCCGCTGGCCTCACGTGCTCTGGCCTGTCGCCGGTGGCCTGGCCACAATGGGGGCCTGGGCCCTCATCCAGCGGTGGCACGCGCCCGCCAACGCCGATCCCGGCGGCGTGCTCGCGATCTACCAGCACTACCTCCTCTTCGGCGTCGGCAGTGCGGGGCGCGCGTTCCAGCACGCCATCCTGCCCCACCCGGTGACCCACCTCGCCATGCTGGCCGTGCTCGCGCTTGCCATCGCGTCGGGCTTTCGTGGGCCCCGCCGCCTGCCCGCGCTCGTGCTCCTCCTTTTCGCGGTGTTCATGGGCTACTGGTGGTTCTTCTTCACCCCGGGCCACCTGCACCGCTACCTCTGGAACAGCTACGCCATCCTCGCCCTGTTCGCGGCCCCGTGGCTCTGCCGCGCCCTGGCCGAACTGGCCCGACCGGAATTTCCCGCAAGGCGGCGGATCGCGGCGCTCGCCTGCGCCATCCTCCTCGCCGCTCCACAGGCGCGCTGGATCGCGTTCCAGGCCCGCGAAATCGCCACAAATTCCGAAATGCATCCAGAGTATGCGCTGATTGGCGCGGTCGAGGCCCTGCCCGCCGATCAGCGGATTGCCACCGACGTGGAACGCCTCCCGGGCCTGCTCCATTTCTTCGCCGGCAGGCGCGTGGAGACCGGCGAAGATCCGGTGGCCCTGCTCGCGGCGTACGACACCGTGATCGCGCGCGATTCCCCCGCGCTGCGCGGCGTGCTCCACGATGGGATCCGTGTGCAACCGGCGGGCGCCTTTGTGCTACTGTCTATCGCTGAAAACCCGGAGTAA
- a CDS encoding glycosyltransferase family 2 protein, which yields MARLRVSIFYPCYNDWGTMGSMVMLSRQTAERLDLDYDLTIVDDGSADQTQALLDEIEKTFPDVNIIRHEKNRGYGGALRSGFAAATGDWIFYTDGDAQYDVRELDRLVALAGDGVDVVQGYKITRHDPLHRIVIGRIYHHIVKLAFGLKIRDVDCDFRLIRRTVFDTVALKSDSGVICAEMMVKIQRAGFRVVEAPVHHYERHHGKSQFFNVPRILRVARNLTGLWIRMVVLRRDG from the coding sequence ATGGCCCGATTACGCGTTTCCATCTTCTATCCCTGCTACAACGACTGGGGGACCATGGGCAGCATGGTCATGCTCTCCCGCCAGACCGCCGAGCGCCTGGATCTCGACTACGACCTGACCATCGTGGACGACGGAAGCGCCGATCAGACCCAGGCCCTGCTCGACGAGATAGAGAAGACCTTCCCGGACGTCAATATCATCCGCCACGAGAAGAACCGCGGCTACGGCGGCGCGCTGCGCAGCGGTTTCGCGGCGGCGACGGGCGACTGGATCTTCTACACCGACGGCGACGCGCAGTACGATGTCCGGGAGTTGGATCGCCTCGTCGCCCTGGCGGGTGACGGCGTGGACGTCGTCCAGGGCTACAAAATAACCCGCCACGACCCCCTGCACCGCATCGTGATCGGGCGCATCTACCACCACATCGTGAAGCTCGCCTTCGGCCTGAAAATACGCGACGTTGACTGCGACTTCCGGCTGATCCGGAGAACCGTTTTTGATACGGTGGCCCTCAAAAGCGACAGCGGCGTGATCTGCGCCGAAATGATGGTCAAAATACAGCGCGCCGGATTTCGCGTCGTCGAGGCCCCTGTGCACCACTACGAACGCCACCACGGAAAGTCGCAGTTCTTCAATGTGCCGCGTATTCTTCGGGTGGCGCGCAACCTGACTGGACTATGGATCCGCATGGTTGTGCTGCGGAGGGATGGCTAG
- a CDS encoding DegT/DnrJ/EryC1/StrS family aminotransferase, whose product MIPFVELQTQFRELEGEIRAAIDRVLARGWFVLGEECAAFEREFADAIGVAHAVGVGSGTDAIQLALRAAGAGPGCEVITAANTCVPTITAIAACGARPVLVDAHPDTLTMDPVKLPGAISASTRAIVPVHLYGHPCDMDPICEIAGAHGIAVVEDCAQAHGSRYKGRPCGTLGHFAAFSFYPSKNLGAMGDAGAVTVQDPEQAALLKKLRNYGEETRYLHTVQGINSRLDEVQAAILRAKLPHLDAWNTSRREIAARYDQALADLPIDLPPRAPWAESNRHLYPIRTSDRDALQARLRDAGIQTLIHYPVPVHLQPAYAGLGYGPGAFPRAEAACARVLSLPLYPELPADHQDRVVAALRQFFA is encoded by the coding sequence GTGATACCATTCGTCGAACTCCAGACGCAGTTTCGCGAACTGGAAGGCGAGATCCGCGCCGCCATCGACCGCGTCCTCGCAAGAGGATGGTTCGTTCTCGGCGAGGAGTGCGCGGCCTTCGAGCGGGAGTTTGCCGACGCCATCGGCGTCGCGCATGCCGTGGGGGTCGGTTCCGGCACCGACGCCATCCAGCTCGCCCTGCGCGCAGCCGGCGCCGGGCCCGGGTGCGAGGTCATCACCGCCGCCAACACCTGCGTCCCCACCATTACCGCCATTGCCGCCTGCGGCGCGCGCCCCGTGCTCGTGGACGCGCATCCCGACACCCTCACAATGGACCCGGTGAAGCTCCCCGGGGCCATTTCCGCCTCCACGCGCGCCATTGTCCCGGTGCACCTCTACGGGCATCCGTGCGACATGGACCCGATTTGTGAAATTGCCGGCGCGCACGGCATCGCCGTCGTGGAGGACTGCGCGCAGGCCCACGGATCCCGCTACAAGGGAAGGCCATGCGGCACGCTGGGCCACTTCGCCGCCTTCAGCTTCTACCCCTCCAAGAACCTCGGCGCTATGGGCGACGCCGGCGCCGTCACGGTCCAGGATCCGGAGCAGGCCGCCCTCCTCAAAAAGCTGCGCAATTACGGCGAGGAAACCCGCTATTTACATACGGTGCAGGGGATCAACAGCCGCCTCGATGAAGTACAGGCCGCCATCTTGCGCGCGAAGTTGCCCCATCTGGACGCCTGGAACACGTCGCGCCGAGAGATTGCGGCCCGATACGACCAGGCGCTTGCCGATCTTCCCATCGACCTGCCGCCCCGCGCGCCCTGGGCCGAATCGAACCGCCATCTGTACCCCATTCGCACGAGCGATCGGGATGCGCTCCAGGCCCGCCTCCGCGACGCCGGAATTCAGACGCTCATTCACTATCCCGTGCCGGTTCACCTCCAACCGGCCTACGCGGGTCTGGGCTACGGCCCCGGCGCCTTTCCCCGGGCCGAGGCCGCCTGCGCGCGGGTGCTGTCCCTGCCGCTGTATCCCGAACTCCCCGCGGATCACCAGGATCGCGTGGTCGCCGCACTACGCCAATTCTTCGCGTAA